In the genome of Cupriavidus taiwanensis, one region contains:
- the fliL gene encoding flagellar basal body-associated protein FliL codes for MANTASPPRTGNTGKRGRLLLIGAGVLVVALGAGGFVLGSVLSNRQPAAPAAPAAPVVPPPIFVPLDAFTVNLRSEDGDRFLHTGLSLKVADAATQARLAQYLPEARSRILLLLSARQPAELATVDGKRKLADDIRDTISKPFASGLPAQHVLDVLFTSFVVQ; via the coding sequence ATGGCGAACACGGCTTCCCCTCCCCGGACTGGCAACACAGGCAAGCGCGGCCGGCTGCTGCTGATCGGCGCCGGCGTGCTGGTGGTGGCACTGGGTGCCGGAGGCTTCGTGCTGGGCAGCGTGCTGAGCAACCGCCAGCCGGCGGCGCCCGCCGCGCCCGCCGCTCCGGTTGTCCCGCCGCCGATCTTCGTGCCGCTGGACGCGTTCACCGTCAACCTGCGCAGCGAGGACGGCGACCGCTTCCTGCATACCGGGCTGTCGCTGAAGGTGGCTGACGCCGCCACCCAGGCGCGCCTGGCCCAGTACCTGCCCGAGGCGCGCAGCCGCATCCTGCTGTTGCTGTCCGCGCGGCAGCCGGCCGAACTGGCCACCGTCGACGGCAAGCGCAAGCTGGCCGACGACATCCGCGACACCATCAGCAAGCCGTTTGCCAGCGGCCTGCCGGCGCAACACGTGCTGGACGTGCTGTTCACCTCGTTCGTGGTGCAGTAA